A DNA window from bacterium contains the following coding sequences:
- a CDS encoding DUF4140 domain-containing protein has translation MLFSAALFAADNTVVTIYSDGYAVVRESRSFNLTAGDNAVTVSDLPKNILGESFQIGGRGVAVRQFNFLEPRTADYSFEGFLKDARGKLISFRIDSATVVKGKLLQATDSYIFVQSPDSVVRMFYKNSSRDWSFVNPTLQEERKAAEIRCELNSDAAGSKQVDLRYEAAGMQWDARYRLLLNDDSTGFLEGWASILNRVGKTYDHCDVVLVEGNLGRYRNLSLGNRLDENQIAGIVSSQAGFQVDGGLHARGGRDSEMMFTEDGVSITTARQPTVQLDVASKSSRLTGAELQGFGGDQIAVIPERAPAATYSSERHGDLTLYSLPFEATLKDSAQTEIVLLESSKVKAYQIYSFGGLDRSGPAAVTLQLVNKEQEGLGLALPAAELQLFRSTKDGLEQFVGSHRLERTQAGDTVRVNLGGDPEIQCVSRTLSQTGEKRTRDLEFEHTLKSSKSDTVAVSCQVRFNGELTVESADVEYNVRRRDDRVARDDLHFTMILPPNEEIKTKFKVRVKFPK, from the coding sequence TTGCTATTTTCCGCGGCTCTCTTTGCTGCGGACAACACGGTGGTCACGATCTATTCCGACGGCTATGCCGTCGTTCGCGAGAGCCGATCTTTCAATCTCACCGCCGGGGACAACGCCGTCACGGTTTCCGATCTGCCCAAGAATATTCTGGGCGAATCGTTTCAGATCGGCGGGCGCGGCGTGGCGGTGCGGCAGTTCAACTTCCTGGAGCCGCGCACGGCGGATTATTCGTTTGAAGGCTTCTTAAAGGATGCGCGCGGCAAGCTCATTTCGTTCCGTATAGATTCGGCCACGGTCGTCAAGGGCAAACTCCTACAGGCGACCGACAGCTATATCTTTGTGCAGTCGCCGGACAGCGTGGTACGGATGTTCTACAAGAATTCCTCTCGCGATTGGTCATTCGTCAACCCCACCTTGCAGGAGGAGCGCAAGGCCGCCGAGATTCGCTGCGAACTGAACAGCGATGCGGCGGGCAGCAAGCAGGTTGATCTGCGCTATGAGGCCGCGGGGATGCAGTGGGACGCGCGCTATCGTTTGCTGTTGAACGATGACTCGACGGGCTTCTTGGAAGGCTGGGCCAGCATTCTCAATCGCGTGGGCAAGACTTATGACCATTGTGATGTCGTGCTGGTTGAGGGCAATCTGGGGCGCTATCGCAATCTCTCGCTCGGGAATCGGCTGGATGAGAATCAGATCGCCGGAATTGTGTCTTCACAAGCAGGGTTTCAAGTTGACGGCGGCTTGCATGCTCGCGGTGGGCGCGATTCAGAAATGATGTTCACGGAAGACGGGGTTTCGATCACTACGGCAAGACAACCAACGGTTCAACTTGACGTGGCCTCGAAATCAAGCCGCCTCACTGGTGCAGAATTGCAGGGTTTCGGTGGAGACCAAATCGCGGTTATCCCTGAGCGCGCCCCCGCCGCAACATATTCCTCCGAGCGCCATGGCGACTTGACGCTCTATTCGCTGCCGTTTGAAGCCACGCTCAAGGACAGCGCACAGACCGAGATTGTCTTGCTCGAAAGTTCCAAGGTCAAAGCCTATCAGATTTACAGCTTCGGCGGTCTCGACCGCAGCGGCCCGGCGGCGGTGACCTTGCAACTGGTCAACAAAGAGCAGGAGGGTTTAGGACTCGCGTTGCCCGCTGCTGAATTGCAGCTGTTCCGCAGCACCAAAGACGGACTCGAACAGTTTGTCGGCAGCCACCGGCTCGAACGCACACAGGCCGGCGACACGGTGCGTGTGAATCTCGGCGGCGATCCCGAGATTCAATGCGTGAGCAGGACGCTTTCGCAGACGGGCGAAAAGCGCACGCGCGATCTCGAATTCGAGCACACCCTCAAGAGCAGCAAGAGCGACACCGTCGCCGTGTCCTGTCAGGTGCGTTTCAACGGTGAACTGACCGTTGAATCCGCCGATGTCGAATACAATGTGCGGCGCCGCGACGACCGCGTCGCTCGGGACGATCTGCATTTCACGATGATTCTCCCGCCCAACGAAGAGATCAAGACCAAGTTCAAAGTCAGGGTGAAATTCCCTAAATAG
- a CDS encoding VOC family protein, with translation MIQHVLTILAVHDFAAALKFYRAAFDFKQTVDVPVYAEFKLPDGRRLGLYERHSFGANTGIVPPQVAPGALSGAELYFHCADPAAQCAKLLAAGAVELSPWQPRAWGDDAAYYRDPDGHVLVIARVSVK, from the coding sequence GTGATTCAACATGTCCTGACGATTTTGGCCGTGCACGATTTCGCGGCGGCGCTGAAATTTTATCGCGCGGCGTTTGATTTCAAGCAGACCGTGGATGTGCCGGTCTATGCCGAGTTCAAGCTGCCCGATGGCCGCAGGCTCGGGCTGTACGAGCGTCACAGCTTCGGCGCGAACACCGGGATTGTGCCGCCGCAGGTCGCGCCCGGCGCACTCTCGGGCGCGGAACTCTATTTTCACTGCGCCGACCCCGCCGCGCAATGCGCCAAACTGCTGGCCGCCGGAGCGGTCGAACTATCGCCCTGGCAGCCCCGCGCGTGGGGGGATGACGCGGCCTACTACCGCGACCCCGACGGGCATGTGTTGGTGATTGCGCGGGTGAGCGTGAAATAG
- a CDS encoding T9SS type A sorting domain-containing protein, translating to MKMMTVGLMILVMCLGIERAFAQTYVEISTFVPLTNACDGGNPLPDGTPVCIFWDQDNDGPDETDPFPEGIIFSCFEMNGNEMIGIQGTFWTEPPFFFPADIPMPSAFYVRALIGGDENFCWASEVFTIHPVHNFIELDEWTCGPCPTNEVPEPVTGLQASQDLCHEVMVTWNPVEAATGYRIYINGMLVAAIQAASFSDNQLPPGTNCRSYEVQAHNGAGAGPISDPVQGCAVFEPDAVEELQASDDLCREVLVSWNAVPRTDFYYVLRNNDTIATVLDATFYSDLTAIPSVTYTYRVIAVNECGPGGIAWGTQGYASGVLLAPSATTASANVDDHVEIAWVDAVGESGYEILRSEFTHTPHYEVIGTTTADVVHFADYTAAPGQEYLYRVRGFDTVCGAGPLSVEARGRRSTVEPVIFGEVRVTNNLAGVMSAEAADLDDDGDVDVVGAGMFADKVAWYENDGQWNFTEHVLIERWQGARAVDVGDIDGDGDWDIAAVAHFENSLVWFERAANGFTVHPIAGAVNGASDVELANLNNAGPLEILTAAATDGEVSRWNYVGDGNFTRGEFAANMPGVRALTSRWYVAPGFLWVCGVAHDTGELAVWYRTGESYVRITLATIPGITASVIGILASPSDSSTDVAFCTDNGLFGLWDESGDSVMTISSIIASPRHVATGRIDNGLYEGLVLASGNEVTWWRNTSNRFYRNVVTDNLPQASFVSTLDADGDTDTDILAAGDNEIRLYLSTLRDLDNITQLVPAPEDEHDSKVFGLPTEYALEQNYPNPFNAQTTIRFALPAASTVRLAIYDLAGREAAQLVNGTLNAGTHSVSFDAAGLASGVYFYRIETENFVATHKMVLLK from the coding sequence ATGAAGATGATGACTGTTGGATTGATGATTCTGGTAATGTGCTTGGGAATTGAGCGGGCGTTTGCGCAGACCTATGTTGAAATCTCTACATTTGTGCCCTTGACCAACGCGTGTGACGGCGGCAATCCGCTTCCGGATGGCACACCTGTTTGTATATTCTGGGATCAAGACAACGATGGGCCTGATGAAACCGATCCGTTCCCGGAAGGAATTATTTTTAGCTGCTTTGAAATGAACGGCAACGAGATGATTGGCATACAAGGAACGTTTTGGACAGAACCGCCGTTCTTTTTCCCAGCAGACATACCGATGCCAAGCGCGTTTTATGTGCGTGCCCTAATTGGTGGTGACGAGAACTTTTGCTGGGCATCTGAAGTATTCACAATCCATCCAGTACACAATTTTATTGAACTTGACGAATGGACGTGCGGGCCGTGTCCGACTAATGAAGTGCCCGAACCAGTAACTGGGCTGCAAGCTTCACAGGATTTATGCCACGAGGTCATGGTTACCTGGAACCCCGTTGAAGCGGCGACCGGCTATCGAATCTACATCAACGGGATGTTAGTTGCAGCGATTCAGGCGGCGTCTTTTAGCGACAACCAATTGCCGCCCGGCACCAACTGCCGCAGCTATGAAGTTCAAGCACATAATGGAGCCGGAGCCGGGCCAATTAGTGATCCCGTGCAGGGTTGTGCGGTGTTCGAGCCGGATGCGGTCGAAGAGCTTCAAGCATCTGATGATCTCTGTCGTGAGGTATTGGTTAGTTGGAATGCTGTGCCGCGCACTGACTTCTACTATGTGTTGCGCAATAATGACACAATTGCAACGGTTCTAGATGCGACTTTCTACTCAGACTTGACAGCAATACCGTCTGTCACATACACCTATCGAGTCATTGCAGTCAACGAATGTGGTCCAGGTGGGATTGCGTGGGGCACCCAAGGTTACGCGTCCGGAGTATTGCTCGCGCCATCCGCCACGACCGCCAGCGCAAATGTCGATGATCACGTTGAGATAGCTTGGGTGGATGCTGTTGGTGAATCGGGCTACGAAATTCTCCGCAGCGAGTTCACCCACACGCCGCATTATGAAGTGATTGGGACAACAACGGCCGATGTGGTCCATTTTGCGGATTACACGGCCGCGCCCGGTCAAGAATACCTCTACCGGGTACGAGGCTTTGACACAGTATGCGGCGCCGGCCCTTTAAGCGTAGAAGCCCGCGGTCGGCGCTCAACGGTTGAACCGGTTATCTTTGGTGAAGTCCGTGTCACCAACAATCTTGCCGGAGTGATGTCGGCTGAAGCTGCGGACTTGGATGATGACGGCGATGTGGATGTCGTCGGTGCGGGCATGTTCGCGGACAAGGTGGCGTGGTACGAGAACGACGGCCAGTGGAATTTCACCGAGCATGTGCTTATCGAGCGCTGGCAGGGCGCGCGGGCCGTGGATGTCGGCGATATTGACGGAGATGGCGATTGGGATATTGCGGCGGTGGCGCATTTCGAAAACTCACTGGTGTGGTTTGAACGCGCGGCGAACGGCTTCACGGTGCATCCCATCGCGGGCGCGGTGAATGGTGCCAGCGACGTCGAGTTGGCCAATTTGAACAATGCGGGCCCGTTGGAAATTCTCACGGCGGCGGCGACGGACGGCGAGGTTTCCCGTTGGAACTATGTCGGCGACGGCAATTTCACGCGTGGAGAGTTTGCCGCCAACATGCCGGGCGTACGCGCGCTGACGAGCCGTTGGTATGTGGCGCCAGGGTTTCTCTGGGTCTGTGGTGTCGCACATGACACAGGCGAATTGGCGGTCTGGTATCGTACGGGCGAATCATACGTAAGAATCACTCTGGCCACGATTCCCGGCATCACCGCCTCGGTGATTGGCATTCTGGCCTCGCCGTCGGACAGCTCGACCGATGTCGCATTCTGCACGGACAACGGACTCTTCGGATTGTGGGATGAATCTGGAGACTCGGTGATGACGATCTCTTCTATTATTGCCTCCCCCCGCCACGTCGCAACCGGTCGTATTGACAACGGTCTTTACGAAGGCCTTGTGCTTGCCAGCGGCAACGAAGTCACATGGTGGCGCAACACAAGTAACCGCTTCTATCGCAATGTTGTGACGGACAATCTGCCGCAGGCTTCGTTCGTGAGCACACTCGATGCCGACGGCGATACCGACACCGACATTCTCGCGGCGGGGGATAACGAAATCCGGCTCTATCTTTCGACGCTGCGCGATCTCGACAACATCACGCAACTCGTACCCGCACCGGAAGATGAGCATGACAGCAAGGTGTTCGGCTTGCCCACAGAATACGCGCTGGAACAAAACTATCCCAATCCGTTCAACGCGCAGACGACGATTCGTTTCGCACTGCCCGCAGCGAGCACGGTGCGGCTCGCCATCTACGACCTCGCGGGCCGCGAAGCGGCGCAGTTGGTCAACGGCACGCTGAACGCGGGAACGCACAGCGTCAGCTTTGATGCCGCCGGGCTGGCCTCGGGGGTATATTTCTACCGAATTGAAACCGAAAATTTTGTCGCCACACACAAAATGGTGCTGCTGAAGTGA
- a CDS encoding saccharopine dehydrogenase NADP-binding domain-containing protein: MQPEILILGAGLMGRVAAHFFVHHHAGPYRVRLADLSRGAVDDAVAWLNSEYVEGTVVDVRRDDSLDKVLAGIKVCQSCVPYFLNPIIARACLAKSVSFVDLGGNPEVTDRILSMDAEAKSKGISLIPDTGLAPGLTNILAMELVHRFTKCNDVHVRVGGLPQVPEGRLKYAQFFSIHGLLNEYLEDAREIRGGREVTVPSLEEVETLHFEGVGELEAFITAGGTSTLPRTLLGKVDRLDYKTIRFPGHANYLQFLREVGLTSTRAYIFGGTSVSPREVLGNVLEETLPKNAPDRVLVRVWATGDGGREETLELNVIKDEVNNISAMGQMTSFPSAAITRAILLGQIPPGAHPQEAVMSFETMKAELEARWIGFRK; this comes from the coding sequence ATGCAGCCTGAAATTCTGATACTCGGCGCCGGCCTGATGGGCCGTGTGGCCGCGCATTTTTTTGTGCATCATCACGCCGGGCCCTACCGCGTGCGCTTGGCCGATCTGTCGCGCGGCGCGGTGGATGACGCGGTCGCGTGGCTGAACTCGGAATATGTCGAAGGCACCGTCGTAGATGTGCGCCGCGACGATTCGCTCGACAAGGTGCTCGCGGGCATCAAGGTCTGTCAGTCGTGCGTGCCCTATTTTCTTAACCCGATTATCGCGCGCGCCTGTTTGGCAAAGAGCGTGTCGTTCGTGGACCTTGGCGGCAATCCCGAAGTCACCGACCGCATTCTCTCGATGGACGCCGAAGCCAAATCCAAGGGTATCAGCCTGATTCCGGACACCGGCCTCGCGCCCGGCCTGACGAATATTTTAGCGATGGAACTCGTCCACCGCTTTACGAAGTGCAACGACGTGCATGTGCGCGTCGGCGGTCTGCCGCAGGTTCCCGAGGGCCGTTTGAAGTATGCGCAGTTCTTCTCCATTCACGGATTGCTGAACGAGTATCTCGAAGATGCGCGCGAAATTCGCGGCGGCCGCGAGGTGACCGTACCATCGCTGGAAGAGGTCGAGACGCTGCACTTTGAGGGCGTCGGCGAGCTGGAAGCGTTTATCACGGCGGGTGGCACTTCGACGCTGCCGCGGACGCTGCTGGGCAAGGTGGACCGGCTCGACTACAAGACGATTCGTTTTCCGGGCCACGCCAACTATTTACAGTTTTTGCGCGAAGTCGGCTTGACTTCGACACGTGCCTATATTTTTGGCGGTACGAGCGTGTCACCGCGCGAAGTGCTTGGGAATGTTTTGGAAGAGACGCTGCCGAAGAATGCTCCCGACCGTGTATTGGTGCGTGTGTGGGCGACGGGCGACGGCGGCCGCGAGGAAACGCTTGAACTGAATGTCATCAAAGACGAAGTCAACAACATCTCGGCGATGGGCCAGATGACCTCGTTCCCCTCGGCGGCGATTACACGAGCGATTTTGCTCGGTCAGATTCCACCCGGCGCGCATCCGCAGGAAGCGGTGATGAGTTTCGAGACGATGAAAGCAGAACTCGAGGCGCGTTGGATCGGATTTAGGAAGTAG
- a CDS encoding SRPBCC domain-containing protein — MHTFELKHTTTASAAQLWLALTDPKYLTQWDGNRWAQNDACVGGKLRARNEDGLLFEAEILLYDMCARLACLAPVPKNPEEPEEGSYLVRQEFWLEAHAGKTTLHLKMTGFPDEAAATMMRNSWGGYYLEKIGKVAESVSPQDASNFTRGATRGAHYPGHIRHTELATIVR, encoded by the coding sequence ATGCACACCTTTGAACTAAAACACACTACAACCGCGTCGGCGGCGCAGCTTTGGCTGGCGTTGACGGATCCTAAGTATTTGACGCAGTGGGATGGCAACCGTTGGGCGCAGAACGACGCCTGCGTCGGCGGCAAACTGCGCGCGCGTAATGAAGACGGGCTGCTCTTTGAAGCCGAGATTCTGCTTTACGACATGTGCGCGCGGCTGGCCTGTCTGGCGCCCGTTCCCAAGAATCCTGAAGAACCTGAAGAGGGCAGCTACCTTGTGCGGCAAGAGTTTTGGCTCGAAGCGCATGCGGGCAAGACGACGCTGCATTTGAAGATGACCGGTTTTCCCGACGAAGCCGCAGCCACGATGATGCGCAACTCGTGGGGCGGCTACTATTTGGAAAAGATCGGAAAGGTTGCGGAGTCGGTTAGTCCGCAAGACGCCTCGAACTTCACGCGCGGCGCCACGCGCGGAGCACATTATCCGGGTCATATCCGCCATACGGAATTGGCCACGATCGTGCGCTGA